The Aquicella siphonis DNA segment CATTGATAAAGGTTTTAAAATAACGGGTGTAGACGGCAGCAAGAAAATGATTGAGCTATGCAAGAAACGTTTTCCAGCCGAACAGTGGATAGTTTCTGATATGCGTGAAATAAATATACAGAAGCGATTCGATGTGATTCTGGCATGGCATAGCTTTTTTCATCTTGACCAAGATAGTCAGCGCAAGATGTTTAAGATATTTGAAACACATATTAAGCCGGGCGGTATCCTGGCGTTCACTTCCGGTGAAGAAGAAGGGGAAGTATGGAGTGATAATGGCGGACAACAGCTCTATCACGCTTCTTTATCGGCAAATGAATACCAAAGTCTCCTAAAAGCAATGTCATTTAAAGTATTGGTTCACAAAGTATGCGATCCAAAATGCGGTGAAGCAACTGTTTGGGTGGCGCAGAAGACTTGAGATAACAACGCGCTGATGCACTGGCTACAATGATTGCAGGTTTCACTTTAAGCATAATCCTCTTCAATTTTCATGTGCTTGCCAGGCTAAATAATTTAACTGTATACTCCGCGGCGATAACTTAATAGCTGGCGAGGATAAAATATGCAAAACCGAATTAAAGTGGTCTTGATTGGCGGCATGGATGGGAAGCAATCCTTTGTCAGAGAATTGCGCGCCAGTGATGACAATCAAAATAATAAAAATAATGGTGCATACCAATATAAAGGAACGATTGGTGTTGATTTTATCGCATTAAATTACAAGGGTCGTCAATTTCAGGTTTGGGATACGGCAGGTCAAGAACGTTTCTTTGCTGCCACGAAAGTGTATTTGAAGGATGCTGATGCGGTTATTTTTATACAGGCACGCGAGGAGCAGAAAAAGGCAGTGCTTAGCAATCAATTCACAAGCAAGCCGTTGACTATCGTGGATTTCCACTCTGAACAAGGAATGACGCCGGCTTCGTGTCTTGATGCCGTACTTGAAGATCTTGGCGTTGAAGTCTCAAATAAACAGGAAAGGAAATTCGTCGTCAAACAGGAACGACAAGATCTTGTCGAGAGTGCTGTCGAATTTCATAAGGGCTTGTAGCTTTATCGCGTGTTATGAATTGTTCGCTGATCATATAAAAATAGAAAGCCGGTCGCGCGCATATGGATCGCAATGACCCAAATGACGCGGCCGGCCGACTATTGTTACATTGAGAAGGATGAGCCTTGTTTGTCTTCTGGTATAACGTCAGCTACGATCTTCTGGCTGATTTGTCCGCCAATGCTGCTGATATACGTGGTGAACTCTGCTTCCACATGCGATTCGTCTGAATTAGCACGATAAGGAATGGAATTCTGATCAATGGGCTGCACCATTTCGGCTGCCATAAGATAGTATTTGGGGCCGCACAATTTGATGGTCGCTGCGAGATGAGCAAGATGGCTGGCATCATCGATATTGTCAATGACAGCATTACCCAGGACTTTTAAATAGGCAAACATGACGCCGCCTTCAATCTGCACCAAATCAATATTCTGAATTTCAACTTTTGATGTTTTTCCATGTTCTAGTGTCTTCAATATTGTTGCCGTGCCAGAAGCTTTACCGACAAAGCCGCCAGGCATGGTGGTGGTAAGTTCAACTTTCGCTTTTTGTGTGACTATATCTGTTCGTTGCATGTCAATTTCCCCTCGTTTTGTGTGATATTTTTTTTGAAAAAATGGTTTTGTATTGAGACTGTAAATAAAATATAAACTGTCTTCAAGTGCGGCCATTCTACTATTTGAAACTTAAAATTGTATGAAAATTGTCCGTCTCAAACACTGTCTTGCGCCAGCTCTGGCAGCCTCGTTTTGCGTTAAGATTGTACTAATATTCCTGCTGTATAATTCTCAAATGCATTCAATGCATAGATAGATTAATTATTATTATTCAATGAACTATATAAAAAAATAAATATTACAAAACACATGCGAGGGTAAGACAATGTTTTTGCGACAAACCAACACACAGGGTAAAAAACCAGTAAAGAAAGAAGTAAAACATCATTCCACTGGTTCAGATATCGGCTTCAGTTTTCTCTTAAGCTCGGCTGCAATGGCGATTGCCAGGAGCCAAGGGGGCTGGTTGTTCAGCGTGGCCGTAAGCGCCATGGTGGGTATTGTGTCATTTGGTGCAAGTTATTTGTATTCGAGAAAATCATCGATTCAGTCTATCTCATCATTGAATGATGAAATCAGTAAAAAGGGTGAATCGGTTTCCGGCTCTCAAGACACATCTCCAAAGAGAAAAAATAAACTTTCTAGCATTAAGGAAGAATATATGTCTGGGATTAATCCAGACCAGATAAGGGATGAAGATCAATTTTATCTGGGCTTCTGCATTAAAAGAGGATTTGCTGAATGGCTGGAAGGAAAATTCGTTGAAAAATCTCCTTTAAAGCATTCATCAGTCGTCCTGGTTCCCATGCACATTATGTATGATCTTGAGCGGCTGTCTGTTCATGAGCATGATGCGTATCTGACCAAGGAACAGGGAATCATTATATTTGGCAGACAAAGCACGGTTTTCCGCAGATCGAGCACGGTGGGATTTTGGGGCGCATCACATCAGGAAAGAGTCAGGACGCAAATCGATAACGAAGGGCATTATTCATTCTTTCCGGGTGCTCCTTTCGAGCCCATGATGTCGGAAGTCTTGTTTTCAGGTAAGGAAATCAAAGCTGTCATAAAACAAGTGGACAAGATAATTTGTAATGGCAAAGGACAGCTTTGTGATATGATCAATTCCAATTGTTATTCAGCATCCGTATGCATTCTGGCTGTGGCAATCGACCAGCTTCATGACAGATATCATCACCACCTTGGGCAAATGAATGGACGTTATGACATTGATATACACCCTGGTGCAAGTAAACGGATGTATTCTCAAATAAGGGATTTGTGCTTGTTGATGCTGGACGTGATCAAGCATAATTTCGGACAAGGCGTGCTGAATAATAAGGCTGTTATTGCTCAAGTAAATAAAGCCTTGGAAATAGCATCGGAATTTGATTGTGATCATTCCATTAAATTGATAAGACAGCATTTGGGACAGGATCAGGATCATGTTTGTCGTATCACCGGTCCAAGTTATTTCTAATCTGCTTTAATTCATGTTAAAGTCACGTGCCCCATGAGCGATCATGGGGCAAGGTGATTAACTAAACCATT contains these protein-coding regions:
- a CDS encoding ADP-ribosylation factor-like protein; this encodes MQNRIKVVLIGGMDGKQSFVRELRASDDNQNNKNNGAYQYKGTIGVDFIALNYKGRQFQVWDTAGQERFFAATKVYLKDADAVIFIQAREEQKKAVLSNQFTSKPLTIVDFHSEQGMTPASCLDAVLEDLGVEVSNKQERKFVVKQERQDLVESAVEFHKGL
- a CDS encoding class I SAM-dependent DNA methyltransferase; protein product: MNKRNKEKVYEAYEEIVDWFDGARTKTLMESEYLDLIVKSVPANGSVLDLGCGTGEPIAQFFIDKGFKITGVDGSKKMIELCKKRFPAEQWIVSDMREINIQKRFDVILAWHSFFHLDQDSQRKMFKIFETHIKPGGILAFTSGEEEGEVWSDNGGQQLYHASLSANEYQSLLKAMSFKVLVHKVCDPKCGEATVWVAQKT